The following coding sequences lie in one Drosophila sulfurigaster albostrigata strain 15112-1811.04 chromosome 2R, ASM2355843v2, whole genome shotgun sequence genomic window:
- the LOC133838277 gene encoding protein takeout isoform X3 — protein MYHKFGILLLLSILGTIFAQQQPYYLQQCPRDEAAINECLRDSGNKLVHYLQKGIPELDIYEIEPVVIDEIGIVLGSGPDGYRALFRNIQAFGVSNITVTNVRSDLDSLQFQLTCEIPRIRVKAQYRSTGVLILVKASGAGDYWGEYEGVKAKIYFKALANEGPDGRTYLSTDSVKMDFNVKDIQMGVDNIANGNSVIQAALNLFINSNSQELLKEMKPALRTKLTLVIRNFMDRLFAKIPLDEWINLN, from the exons ATGTACCACAAATTTGGAATATTACTGCTGCTGTCCATATTGGGCACCATATTTGCCCAGCAACAGC CTTACTATTTGCAGCAATGCCCCCGCGATGAGGCAGCTATTAACGAGTGTCTACGTGATAGTGGCAACAAGTTAGTGCATTACCTCCAAAAGGGCATCCCCGAACTGGACATTTACGAG ATTGAGCCTGTGGTAATCGATGAAATTGGTATTGTTTTGGGAAGCGGACCAGACGGTTATCGTGCCCTGTTCCGGAACATTCAGGCATTCGGCGTCAGCAATATTACCGTCACCAATGTTCG CTCCGACTTGGATTCACTACAATTCCAGCTGACGTGCGAGATACCCCGCATACGCGTCAAGGCTCAATATCGATCTACAGGTGTTCTGATCTTGGTTAAGGCCTCCGGAGCTGGTGACTACTGGGGCGAATATG AGGGCGTCAAGGCCAAGATCTATTTCAAGGCGTTGGCAAATGAAGGTCCTGATGGACGTACATATCTCAGCACTGATTCGGTGAAGATGGATTTCAATGTAAAGGATATACAGATGGGCGTGGATAACATTGCCAATGGCAACTCTGTTATAC AGGCTGCTCTCAATTTATTCATCAACTCGAACTCTCAGGAGCTGCTGAAGGAAATGAAACCTGCGCTACGCACTAAGCTGACCCTAGTCATCCGCAACTTTATGGATCGTTTGTTCGCAAAGATACCACTCGATGAATGGATCAACTTAAACTAG
- the LOC133838277 gene encoding protein takeout isoform X1: MAWYNAALVHSSLESRESWTSTNHRNYRNYNTSTMYHKFGILLLLSILGTIFAQQQPYYLQQCPRDEAAINECLRDSGNKLVHYLQKGIPELDIYEIEPVVIDEIGIVLGSGPDGYRALFRNIQAFGVSNITVTNVRSDLDSLQFQLTCEIPRIRVKAQYRSTGVLILVKASGAGDYWGEYEGVKAKIYFKALANEGPDGRTYLSTDSVKMDFNVKDIQMGVDNIANGNSVIQAALNLFINSNSQELLKEMKPALRTKLTLVIRNFMDRLFAKIPLDEWINLN, from the exons ATGGCTTGGTACAATGCAGCGTTGGTTCATTCCTCGCTCGAGTCGCGTGAAAGTTGGACGTCA ACAAACCACCGCAACTACCGCAACTACAACACTTCAACCATGTACCACAAATTTGGAATATTACTGCTGCTGTCCATATTGGGCACCATATTTGCCCAGCAACAGC CTTACTATTTGCAGCAATGCCCCCGCGATGAGGCAGCTATTAACGAGTGTCTACGTGATAGTGGCAACAAGTTAGTGCATTACCTCCAAAAGGGCATCCCCGAACTGGACATTTACGAG ATTGAGCCTGTGGTAATCGATGAAATTGGTATTGTTTTGGGAAGCGGACCAGACGGTTATCGTGCCCTGTTCCGGAACATTCAGGCATTCGGCGTCAGCAATATTACCGTCACCAATGTTCG CTCCGACTTGGATTCACTACAATTCCAGCTGACGTGCGAGATACCCCGCATACGCGTCAAGGCTCAATATCGATCTACAGGTGTTCTGATCTTGGTTAAGGCCTCCGGAGCTGGTGACTACTGGGGCGAATATG AGGGCGTCAAGGCCAAGATCTATTTCAAGGCGTTGGCAAATGAAGGTCCTGATGGACGTACATATCTCAGCACTGATTCGGTGAAGATGGATTTCAATGTAAAGGATATACAGATGGGCGTGGATAACATTGCCAATGGCAACTCTGTTATAC AGGCTGCTCTCAATTTATTCATCAACTCGAACTCTCAGGAGCTGCTGAAGGAAATGAAACCTGCGCTACGCACTAAGCTGACCCTAGTCATCCGCAACTTTATGGATCGTTTGTTCGCAAAGATACCACTCGATGAATGGATCAACTTAAACTAG
- the LOC133838277 gene encoding protein takeout isoform X2 has product MTNHRNYRNYNTSTMYHKFGILLLLSILGTIFAQQQPYYLQQCPRDEAAINECLRDSGNKLVHYLQKGIPELDIYEIEPVVIDEIGIVLGSGPDGYRALFRNIQAFGVSNITVTNVRSDLDSLQFQLTCEIPRIRVKAQYRSTGVLILVKASGAGDYWGEYEGVKAKIYFKALANEGPDGRTYLSTDSVKMDFNVKDIQMGVDNIANGNSVIQAALNLFINSNSQELLKEMKPALRTKLTLVIRNFMDRLFAKIPLDEWINLN; this is encoded by the exons atg ACAAACCACCGCAACTACCGCAACTACAACACTTCAACCATGTACCACAAATTTGGAATATTACTGCTGCTGTCCATATTGGGCACCATATTTGCCCAGCAACAGC CTTACTATTTGCAGCAATGCCCCCGCGATGAGGCAGCTATTAACGAGTGTCTACGTGATAGTGGCAACAAGTTAGTGCATTACCTCCAAAAGGGCATCCCCGAACTGGACATTTACGAG ATTGAGCCTGTGGTAATCGATGAAATTGGTATTGTTTTGGGAAGCGGACCAGACGGTTATCGTGCCCTGTTCCGGAACATTCAGGCATTCGGCGTCAGCAATATTACCGTCACCAATGTTCG CTCCGACTTGGATTCACTACAATTCCAGCTGACGTGCGAGATACCCCGCATACGCGTCAAGGCTCAATATCGATCTACAGGTGTTCTGATCTTGGTTAAGGCCTCCGGAGCTGGTGACTACTGGGGCGAATATG AGGGCGTCAAGGCCAAGATCTATTTCAAGGCGTTGGCAAATGAAGGTCCTGATGGACGTACATATCTCAGCACTGATTCGGTGAAGATGGATTTCAATGTAAAGGATATACAGATGGGCGTGGATAACATTGCCAATGGCAACTCTGTTATAC AGGCTGCTCTCAATTTATTCATCAACTCGAACTCTCAGGAGCTGCTGAAGGAAATGAAACCTGCGCTACGCACTAAGCTGACCCTAGTCATCCGCAACTTTATGGATCGTTTGTTCGCAAAGATACCACTCGATGAATGGATCAACTTAAACTAG
- the LOC133838278 gene encoding protein takeout: MVSRLITVTILVCFLGITYAATMPDYIKICHRNDPELSKCVKQSVHNLRPYLVKGIKEINVPSLEPLYIGDLNILDGSSGGITVKAKKLTVYGASNFEITKMRASIQNKRFDFELILPHLQGEGQYEINGNILALPIKGNGPFVGNFTNFVAYVRVTYDVKNVNDIDYFDIKEFALKIRTGKGRLRLDNLFNGDKVLGDVINQTINENFELFTNEVIAPIARALEVKFLAIATKILENFTYNELFPV; the protein is encoded by the exons ATGGTATCCAGATTAATTACAGTCACAATTCTCGTTTGCTTCCTCGGCATCACCTATGCGGCCACTATGC CTGACTACATCAAGATTTGTCATCGCAACGATCCCGAGCTATCCAAGTGTGTAAAGCAAAGTGTGCACAATCTGCGTCCATATTTAGTCAAGGGTATCAAGGAAATCAATGTACCCTCCCTGGAACCCCTCTACATCGGTGACCTCAATATTCTGGACGGCAGTTCTGGCGGCATCACGGTCAAGGCCAAGAAACTGACAGTCTATGGCGCTTCCAACTTTGAAATTACTAAAATGCGAGCATCCATACAGAACAAGCGATTCGACTTCGAACTGATTCTTCCGCATCTGCAAGGAGAGGGACAATACGAAATAAATGGCAACATCTTAGCGCTACCTATAAAGGGTAATGGACCCTTTGTGGGCAACTTCACCAACTTTGTGGCTTATGTTCGAGTTACTTACGATGTTAAGAATGTCAACGACATCGATTACTTTGATATTAAGGAGTTTGCATTGAAAATTCGCACTGGAAAAGGTCGCTTGCGTCTGGACAACCTCTTTAACGGCGACAAAGTGCTTGGCGATGTTATTAACCAAACCATCAATGAAAACTTTGAATTATTCACCAATGAAGTGATAGCGCCTATTGCTCGTGCTCTAGAGGTTAAATTCCTGGCAATTGCCACCAAAATCCTTGAGAACTTTACTTATAATGAATTGTTTCCCGTTTAA
- the LOC133838086 gene encoding uncharacterized protein LOC133838086 — MLRYLCILAVISQLLFSANSEAPAYIKQCRRDDPQLVDCFIAALEHLRPYLASGIPEIELPPVEPFKMDSLALQLTEGPQGYKITLKNMDAYGASSYEVKSLQLGQNGGEPFKARLVIPKLKIEAKYTSAGVLLIIPASGGGDFHAVFDGVTADLIGKTSERNGYLHVDSLSIVLDVKKIDMNISRAFNNNRILLEATNLFLRDNSRLVLDAMQGQLQKKLASEFGKLANQLLKNVPISQFYSN, encoded by the exons ATGCTGAGATACTTGTGCATTCTAGCCGTAATAAGTCAACTGCTTTTCTCCGCTAATTCTGAAGCTC CTGCGTACATCAAGCAATGCCGACGCGATGATCCCCAGCTTGTGGACTGCTTTATTGCCGCCCTAGAGCACCTGAGACCGTATCTGGCTAGCGGCATACCCGAGATCGAG TTGCCGCCCGTTGAGCCCTTCAAGATGGACAGTCTGGCGCTGCAGCTCACCGAGGGACCGCAGGGCTATAAGATTACACTTAAGAACATGGATGCCTATGGCGCCAGCAGCTACGAGGTCAAGTCTCTGCAACTGGGCCAAAATGGTGGCGAGCCGTTCAAGGCCCGTCTGGTTATACCTAAGCTCAAAATCGAGGCAAAGTACACTAGCGCCGGTGTACTTTTGATTATCCCCGCTTCTGGTGGTGGCGACTTCCATGCTGTATTCGATGGAGTCACCGCTGATCTGATTGGCAAGACATCGGAGCGCAACGGGTATTTGCATGTGGATTCGCTCAGCATCGTTTTGGATGTGAAGAAGATCGACATGAACATTTCCCGTGCATTTAACAACAATCGCATCCTGC TGGAGGCAACAAACCTTTTCCTGCGCGATAACTCACGACTTGTTTTGGATGCCATGCAAGGACAGCTTCAAAAGAAATTAGCCTCTGAGTTCGGCAAGCTGGCCAATCAGCTACTTAAGAACGTTCCTATCTCACAATTTTACTCCAATTAG